GGCGGACTCGTGGTCGCCGAGGGCGCTGAGTGCCTGGATGCGGATCAGGTGCCCGAGCACTTCGTACGTCGTCAGTCCGTGCTTGCCGGCCAGTTCGATCAGCTCCACGCCGATCGCGTCCCGCTCGGGCGCGAGGCCGGTGCGGTGGAACGTCTGCAGGAACAGGCCGTTCAGCGCGAAGGCGAGTGCGTTCGGATCGTCCAGTCTGCGTGCGATCTCGACCGCTTCCTCGGCCGCACTCCGGGCACGCGGTGAACCGCTGCCTCGCGACTCCATCGCGATCGTCGCCAGCAAGCGAGCCCGGGCGACGGATGGCCGGTGGTCAAGGGTGCCCTGCTGGTCGATGGCACCGAGCGTGCGCTCGGCCGCCGCGACGACAGCGGCCGCCTGGGCCTCGTCGTCCGAGCGCGTCCAGATCGCCGGTACGTCGTACGTGCCGATCACGCGGGCCGTCAGCTCGGGATCGCCCAGTTCCTCCGCCGCGACGATCGCCGCCACCCGATGCTCGCGAGCCGCGACCAGGCCCCCGCCCCCGGTGATCGCCAAGCTCCGCAGCAGTCCCACCGTCGACTCCAACCGAGCGCGCGCCCCCACTCCCTGCTCGTACGCCGCCACCGCGCGATCCCAGACAGTCGCCTCGCCGGACAAGTTCTCGGCCTGCCGCAGGATGTCCGACTCCAACTGCCGAAGCTCCACCCCTGGATCGATGCCCAGCTGATCCACCAGCAGCGAGCGGGCTCGCCGGAGTACCTCAAGAGCATCGCCCTGACGGCCTGAGCGGTACAACGCCAGCGCCAGCAACCGCCACGCCTCTTCACGCCAAGGGTGTTCGGTGACATGCGCATCCAACTCGGGCACTGCGTCCGCCGCCCGCCCAGCACTCAGGCGCCCAGCCGCGACCCGCTCGACAGCCTGCAACCGCAGCTCGGTCAGTCGCCCCCGCTCCGCCCGAGCCCACGCCTCCTCCGAGAAGTCCGCGTACGCCGGCCCGCGCCACCACCCCAGCGCTTCCTCGACCCCAACCCCGCTCTGCACCGCCGCCTCGAACCGCCAGGCGTCCACCGCATCCGCCGGCAGCCACAGCGCATATCCCGGCCCCTCGGTGACAAGCACCCGAGGCGCCGCCCGAGCCGCGCGCTCCGGCTCCAGCACCCGCCGAAGCGCCGCAACAAACGTACGCACCGCGCTCACGGCACCCTTGGGAGGCGCAATCCACAGGTCGTCCACCAGTACGTCGACCGGCACCACCCGCCCCCGCGCCACGAGCAGCCGCCCCAGCACCGCCCGATGCCGAGGCCCCTTCAACGCCAGCAGTTCCCCATCCTTGCCCCAAGCAACAACCGCCCCCAGCACCCCGAACACCGGCGGGCTCGCACCGGCCCTCACCCACGGTTCGTCGCTCACCCGACCCACGCTAGCGCTCATCGGATGCTCATTCAGGGGAGGCAGGCTTCCGGGTGGAACTGGTGGTTGGCGATGGGAGCGTGATGAGCGGGATTGCAGGGTTCGAGGATCAGCGGGTGGTCGTGGCTGACGGAGTGGCGCTGAACGTGGCGGTGGGTGGGACCGGGGAGCCGATCGTGTTGTTGCACGGGTTTCCCCAGACGCACCTGATGTGGCGGCACGTGGCAGTGGAACTGGCGCAGGACCACACGGTGATCTGTCCGGATCTGCGGGGGTACGGCGACAGCGACAAGCCGGTGGAGGCCGGCGAGGACACGTACTCGAAGCGGACGATGGCTGCTGACACCGTTGCGGTGGCCAAGGCGCTGGGGTTCGAGCGGTTTGCGCTGGTGGGGCACGACCGCGGTGCGCTGGTGGCGTTTCGGGCGGCGATGGATCATCCGGACACGATCACGCACCTGGCGAGTCTCGATGTGTTGCCGACGCTGGACATGTGGTCGGTGATGCAGGGAACGTCAGCCGCCGTGGGGTTCCACCTGTACCTGATGGCTCAGCCACCGGGGTTGGCGGAGACGATGATCGCGGCCAGCTCGGACGCGTTCTTCGGGTACTTCCTGGATCTGTGGGTGAAGGATCCCGCGGCGATTCCGGCGGAGGTGCGGACGGCGTACTTGGAGGCCTGCCGGGCGGCGGTGCCGTCGATCGTCGCCGACTACCGGGCGAGCGCGGGCATCGACGTACGGCACGACGAGGCAGACCTGAAGGCCGGGCGGAAGCTGACGATGCCGGTGTCCGTGGTGCAGCAGGACTGGGGCAGCGCGCTGGGCTTCGACGCGGCCGCGAGGTGGCGCGCTTGGGCGCCGGATCTCGTGCACGGTACGACGGCCAGCGGGCACTTCATGGCCGAGGAGTCGCCCCAGGAGATCACCGAGGTGATCAGGAACCTACTGAAGCGCTGAGGGCAAGGCGCAGCGGCCGGTCCGGTCAGGATTCCGGCCGCTGTGCTTCTCGTAGTTATCCGGCCTGGAAGAAGGCGCCTTTGAGGTAGTCGTGCACCGCGTCCTCCGACACCCGGAACGACCGACCCACCCGCACCGCGGGCAGCTCGCCGGAGTGCACCAACCGGTACACCGTCATCTTGGACACGCGCATGGCCGTGGCGACTTCAGCCACGGTCAGGAACTTCACCTCGGCGAGCGGCTGCTCACCACCGGACTTCTTTGATGCCATAACGCACCGCACTTCCAGCACGGATCGTGCGCCGGCTTCCCCTCCGGCACCTCCGCCCGTGCATGAACCGAGCGTAGTGGCTGATGGTACGAATGGGAAAGAGGGTGTCTGGTGTGACTCGATCCCAAGCTCGTCCCAGGCTCGTTCCAACGCTCGACTCAGCGAAGGTCAGTACGTCGGGTCGAGCCCGAGCAGCGGGAACGAGACGTCCCGGGTCGCCTTGATCGACCGGTCGAGCCACGTGTCGGGGTTGTACCCGCTCGACCAGGGCTCGTACGAGCCGTCGTTGCCGTCGGTCATCCGCGACGGCGCGACGCGCGCGTACCGGATCTTGACCTCCTCGCGCCACGACTCCGGCACCGCTGTCGTCGGCTCGATCGGCCGGCCCGCGACGATCGCCAGCAGGTGCGTCCAGGCGCGCGGCACGACCTCGATGATCGCGTAGCCACCGCCTCCGGTCGCGATCCACTTGCCCTCGCACACCTCGTGCGCCAGGTCGTGCAGAGCCGCGTACGCCGCACGC
The Kribbella italica DNA segment above includes these coding regions:
- a CDS encoding AfsR/SARP family transcriptional regulator, producing the protein MSDEPWVRAGASPPVFGVLGAVVAWGKDGELLALKGPRHRAVLGRLLVARGRVVPVDVLVDDLWIAPPKGAVSAVRTFVAALRRVLEPERAARAAPRVLVTEGPGYALWLPADAVDAWRFEAAVQSGVGVEEALGWWRGPAYADFSEEAWARAERGRLTELRLQAVERVAAGRLSAGRAADAVPELDAHVTEHPWREEAWRLLALALYRSGRQGDALEVLRRARSLLVDQLGIDPGVELRQLESDILRQAENLSGEATVWDRAVAAYEQGVGARARLESTVGLLRSLAITGGGGLVAAREHRVAAIVAAEELGDPELTARVIGTYDVPAIWTRSDDEAQAAAVVAAAERTLGAIDQQGTLDHRPSVARARLLATIAMESRGSGSPRARSAAEEAVEIARRLDDPNALAFALNGLFLQTFHRTGLAPERDAIGVELIELAGKHGLTTYEVLGHLIRIQALSALGDHESADHHAATVDQLAAKYETPLVTVFTSWYGVLRNPSEAAYRDAAKLLDGAGMPGLQGGLLALAVLTVRLREGQPLDTDADYGPYEPWVRPLLTGNGLDDAPDPPQDLLQELLWTLLAEAAIAQGNKQAMDRAVKALTPAAREETAGSGLITLGPTAKILDRLRTRRTAD
- a CDS encoding alpha/beta fold hydrolase, which translates into the protein MSGIAGFEDQRVVVADGVALNVAVGGTGEPIVLLHGFPQTHLMWRHVAVELAQDHTVICPDLRGYGDSDKPVEAGEDTYSKRTMAADTVAVAKALGFERFALVGHDRGALVAFRAAMDHPDTITHLASLDVLPTLDMWSVMQGTSAAVGFHLYLMAQPPGLAETMIAASSDAFFGYFLDLWVKDPAAIPAEVRTAYLEACRAAVPSIVADYRASAGIDVRHDEADLKAGRKLTMPVSVVQQDWGSALGFDAAARWRAWAPDLVHGTTASGHFMAEESPQEITEVIRNLLKR
- a CDS encoding helix-turn-helix domain-containing protein → MASKKSGGEQPLAEVKFLTVAEVATAMRVSKMTVYRLVHSGELPAVRVGRSFRVSEDAVHDYLKGAFFQAG